The following are encoded in a window of Armatimonadota bacterium genomic DNA:
- a CDS encoding amidohydrolase family protein, whose amino-acid sequence MTFDLIIRHAQLRQRAGLADIGIAGGRIAAVEPRLPTEGAQEIDAAGRLVTEPFVDCHFHIDKSFFGESVGRYDYPLKPLGGPDELFEGEVRSGMQEYELLHSNVVPIEHTWAFKRRYTPPEVAGRVGRALELALAHGTLAMRMFVDVDSFAGLRALEGVLLARERFGRTMTLQVCAFPQEGLLTNPASLDLMRQAMEMGADVVGGIPFIELDDEGARQHIDYCFDLAKLFDRDVHVLCDDAPNPNFRTLEMLAAKTIREGYHGRVSSGHNGALRVYPDAHAARVINLVRQARINIVANPNVNALGTLTRVNELMAAGVNVCSGQDDLDNFYYPLGRADLLDSMNFMVHLAHLATPQGFEVAFDIVTRNGARTLGLSGYGLEVGAEANLLVFDGKNLHDVLQMQADRNHVIARGRVVARTTRQRHIELIRE is encoded by the coding sequence ATGACCTTTGACCTGATCATCCGCCATGCGCAGTTGCGCCAGCGTGCCGGCCTGGCCGACATCGGCATCGCGGGCGGCAGAATCGCGGCCGTTGAGCCGCGCCTCCCCACCGAGGGAGCCCAGGAGATTGACGCCGCGGGCCGCTTGGTGACCGAGCCTTTTGTGGACTGCCACTTCCACATAGACAAGTCGTTCTTCGGCGAGTCCGTGGGGCGGTACGACTACCCCCTCAAACCGCTGGGCGGGCCGGATGAGCTGTTCGAGGGCGAGGTCAGGTCTGGCATGCAGGAGTATGAGTTGCTCCACAGCAACGTGGTGCCCATCGAGCACACGTGGGCCTTCAAGCGACGGTACACGCCGCCTGAGGTCGCCGGCAGGGTCGGCCGTGCGCTCGAGCTCGCCCTCGCCCATGGGACGCTGGCGATGCGCATGTTTGTGGATGTGGACTCGTTCGCAGGCCTGCGCGCGCTGGAAGGGGTGCTGCTAGCGCGGGAGCGATTTGGACGCACCATGACGCTCCAGGTGTGCGCCTTTCCACAGGAGGGCCTGCTGACCAATCCCGCATCACTAGACCTGATGCGGCAGGCGATGGAGATGGGCGCCGACGTGGTCGGCGGAATCCCGTTCATCGAGCTGGACGACGAGGGCGCCCGGCAGCACATTGACTACTGCTTCGATCTGGCGAAGCTCTTCGACCGCGATGTGCACGTGCTGTGCGACGACGCGCCCAACCCCAACTTCCGGACGCTGGAGATGTTGGCCGCGAAGACGATCCGCGAGGGGTACCACGGCCGGGTCTCCTCGGGCCACAACGGCGCCCTGCGCGTCTACCCGGATGCGCACGCCGCCAGGGTCATCAACCTGGTCAGGCAGGCCCGGATCAACATCGTGGCGAACCCGAACGTCAACGCGCTTGGGACCCTCACGCGCGTGAACGAGCTGATGGCCGCCGGCGTAAACGTCTGCTCAGGGCAGGACGACCTGGACAACTTCTACTACCCTCTGGGCCGCGCGGACTTGCTGGACTCAATGAACTTCATGGTCCACCTGGCGCACCTGGCCACGCCGCAAGGGTTCGAGGTCGCCTTCGACATCGTAACGCGTAACGGGGCGAGAACCCTGGGGCTGTCAGGGTACGGACTCGAGGTCGGCGCCGAGGCCAACTTGCTTGTCTTCGACGGGAAGAACCTGCACGATGTTCTCCAGATGCAGGCCGATCGCAACCACGTGATCGCCCGCGGCCGGGTCGTTGCGAGAACCACACGGCAGCGGCACATTGAGTTGATCCGCGAATGA
- a CDS encoding creatininase family protein, translating into MNGWPIPRQRSFAHLTWVEVRDMPDKADAVLIQPIGSTEQHGPHLPLLVDSAVGPAVLAGAMERLGDAVPALALPPLYYGKSNEHLDFAGTISLEAGTLLAVLMEVAASLHRAGFRRLVLLNAHGGNRQVVEIAARDIHVRHPEMWVFPIFIWGTPSHTGPHEGGGLDLHAGDDETSLMLAIMPEAVRTDAAVTEHPPAVLMEGFPDGGIPFAWSSRDLTASGVVGDARAASAAKGRQILESLAARLAQEIRAIHAFRPG; encoded by the coding sequence ATGAACGGCTGGCCCATCCCTCGCCAGCGGTCCTTCGCCCACCTGACGTGGGTGGAGGTCAGGGACATGCCAGACAAGGCCGACGCGGTCCTCATCCAGCCGATCGGTTCGACCGAGCAGCATGGGCCGCACCTCCCGCTGCTCGTGGACTCGGCGGTTGGGCCCGCGGTGCTCGCCGGGGCCATGGAGCGGCTGGGCGATGCGGTGCCGGCGCTCGCGTTGCCCCCGCTGTACTATGGAAAGTCCAATGAGCACCTCGACTTCGCCGGGACGATATCCCTGGAAGCCGGTACGCTGCTGGCCGTGCTGATGGAGGTGGCCGCGAGCCTTCACCGCGCCGGGTTCCGCCGGCTTGTCCTGCTCAACGCGCACGGCGGCAACAGACAGGTAGTTGAGATTGCGGCGCGAGACATCCACGTGCGGCATCCGGAGATGTGGGTCTTTCCGATCTTCATCTGGGGAACGCCCTCCCACACCGGGCCGCACGAGGGCGGCGGGCTCGATCTCCACGCCGGCGATGATGAGACGAGCCTGATGCTGGCCATCATGCCCGAGGCGGTGCGCACCGACGCCGCGGTCACGGAGCATCCCCCAGCCGTCTTGATGGAGGGGTTCCCGGACGGCGGGATTCCCTTTGCCTGGTCATCTCGCGACCTGACTGCCAGCGGCGTTGTGGGCGACGCCAGGGCCGCAAGCGCGGCGAAGGGCCGGCAGATCCTCGAATCCCTGGCCGCCCGGCTGGCCCAGGAGATCCGGGCGATCCACGCCTTCAGGCCGGGATAG
- the ligA gene encoding NAD-dependent DNA ligase LigA, giving the protein MVIPSEARRRAEKLREEIAEHNYRYHVLDAPTISDAAYDRLVRELRDLEERYPGLITPDSPTQRVGAPPSAAFAMVRHRAPMLSLTNAFEEAELDSWDKRIRTALGEVSVHYVCELKIDGAAVSLVYQDGRLVTGATRGDGEQGEDVTPNLRTIPSIPLRLRSARPPALIEVRGEVYLPRAAFEAVNAQREASGEPRFANPRNAAAGSLRQLDPQITAGRPLQIFVYGVGLAEGVDLRTHWETLRWLREAGFRTDPHAARCGALDEVREYLRTWTERRATLDHGTDGVVVKVDDLAQQAELGATTAAPRWALAYKFPAEQAITRLLDITINVGRTGALTPAAVLEPVRVSGVTVSSATLHNEDEIARKDIRIGDWVIVQRAGEVIPEVVAPLPERRSGDERLFTMPGHCPVCRTAVERPEGEAVARCPNPACPAQVLERLYHFGSRDAMDIEGVGGRLLAQMLEAGLIRDPADLYHLTKEQLLSLDRMADRSAQNVLDAIARSRETTLARFLFALGMRHVGSHVADLLAAHFTSPEALMDASFEEVREVPGIGPTIAASVVDFFKRPANRRLVMRLVAAGIRPATGAARVQARGGPPGRALDGAQIVFTGTLSRWKRGEAEALARAAGGVVADGVTKKTAYLVAGASPGSKLERARRLGVKVLTEGEFARLIGEA; this is encoded by the coding sequence ATGGTCATCCCCAGCGAGGCGCGGCGGCGCGCCGAGAAGCTGCGCGAAGAGATAGCCGAGCATAACTATCGGTACCACGTTCTTGATGCACCGACGATCTCGGACGCGGCGTATGACCGGCTGGTCCGCGAGCTCCGCGATCTCGAGGAGCGCTACCCCGGTCTCATAACGCCTGACTCGCCGACGCAGCGCGTGGGCGCGCCGCCGTCCGCCGCGTTTGCCATGGTCCGGCACCGGGCGCCGATGCTCAGCCTGACCAACGCTTTTGAGGAGGCGGAACTGGACTCCTGGGATAAGCGGATCCGGACCGCCTTGGGCGAGGTTTCAGTTCACTATGTCTGCGAGCTCAAGATTGATGGGGCCGCGGTTTCGCTTGTCTACCAGGATGGCCGGCTCGTCACCGGAGCGACCCGGGGCGACGGCGAGCAGGGAGAAGACGTCACCCCCAATCTCCGCACCATCCCAAGCATCCCCCTGCGCCTGCGCAGCGCGAGGCCGCCCGCATTGATAGAGGTGCGTGGTGAGGTCTATCTGCCCCGCGCGGCCTTCGAGGCGGTAAATGCCCAGCGCGAGGCCAGCGGCGAGCCTCGCTTCGCCAACCCGCGGAACGCCGCGGCCGGCTCGCTGCGGCAGCTCGACCCCCAGATCACGGCCGGCCGGCCGCTTCAGATCTTCGTGTACGGTGTCGGGCTCGCCGAGGGAGTGGATCTGCGCACGCACTGGGAGACCCTCCGGTGGTTGCGCGAGGCGGGCTTCCGCACCGACCCGCACGCGGCGAGGTGCGGCGCTCTCGATGAGGTCCGGGAGTACCTGAGGACTTGGACGGAGCGCAGGGCGACACTGGACCACGGGACCGACGGCGTGGTGGTCAAGGTGGACGATCTGGCCCAGCAGGCCGAGCTTGGGGCTACCACGGCGGCCCCGCGCTGGGCCCTGGCCTACAAGTTCCCCGCGGAGCAGGCGATCACGCGTCTGCTCGACATCACGATCAACGTGGGCCGGACCGGCGCGCTTACACCGGCCGCGGTGCTGGAGCCGGTGCGCGTCTCCGGCGTCACGGTCAGCAGTGCCACGCTGCACAACGAGGACGAGATCGCGCGCAAGGACATACGCATAGGCGACTGGGTGATCGTGCAGCGCGCCGGCGAGGTCATCCCGGAGGTGGTGGCGCCACTGCCCGAGCGGAGGAGCGGAGATGAGCGCCTGTTTACGATGCCAGGGCACTGCCCTGTCTGCCGGACAGCGGTAGAGCGTCCCGAGGGCGAGGCGGTGGCAAGGTGTCCAAACCCGGCGTGCCCGGCGCAGGTCCTGGAGCGGTTGTATCACTTTGGATCGCGCGACGCGATGGACATCGAGGGCGTGGGCGGTAGGCTGCTGGCCCAGATGCTGGAGGCCGGCCTGATCCGCGATCCCGCCGACCTCTACCACCTGACGAAAGAGCAGCTCCTCTCGCTGGACCGCATGGCCGATAGATCGGCACAGAACGTCCTGGACGCGATCGCCCGCAGCCGCGAGACCACCCTCGCCCGCTTCCTCTTCGCCCTAGGCATGCGGCATGTCGGATCTCACGTCGCCGACCTGCTGGCCGCCCACTTCACCTCCCCGGAGGCCCTGATGGATGCCTCGTTCGAGGAGGTGCGTGAGGTCCCCGGAATCGGGCCAACGATAGCCGCCAGCGTCGTGGACTTCTTCAAGCGACCCGCCAATCGCCGCCTGGTGATGCGGCTGGTCGCGGCCGGGATCAGGCCGGCCACGGGCGCGGCGCGGGTCCAGGCGCGCGGCGGGCCGCCGGGCAGGGCACTGGATGGCGCGCAGATCGTCTTCACCGGCACGCTGTCGCGCTGGAAGCGCGGCGAAGCAGAGGCCCTGGCGCGGGCCGCCGGGGGGGTGGTGGCGGACGGCGTGACGAAGAAGACCGCGTACCTGGTAGCCGGAGCATCGCCCGGCTCCAAGCTCGAGCGGGCACGGCGCCTGGGTGTGAAGGTGCTGACCGAAGGCGAGTTCGCCCGGCTCATAGGCGAAGCATGA